In Acaryochloris marina S15, a single genomic region encodes these proteins:
- a CDS encoding DUF6603 domain-containing protein, whose protein sequence is MTTDATTATSIVFNQANLSEACLDDLQQYFWTRSIELEKPEQDETDPQIHRGKGTLLNVACQIEVFSKADQSLLILCAQPIEDWNFGTCFPLMPGESETGDSADTFFLRFITLQDPLWFYIYSASPLDEPTLQAEVNKLQFWQEWSSRNNPTLPTENGLNLWGGLLPDLPGLESLIDFIGIDLSEFLIQSQVTFSDEFPVLTLLLTIGPEGFQFGPGTLKDAVIELSSPLYFSPNDSQIRLIGTLDLNDGQQGIDINVDFPRDDDLITATGTYTHNSLPFVDESDLADLPSLQSQGSITLDLQFSKREKSLEQVSFTLDLENWTLIDNVLTLNGLLFNFSVDEPLDARIVTASIDAQATLGKDSQMTLLGGGHYPSKQFYLGLDTQTPVKIADFVADLGAPSDGIPDLTINELSTEFNLDSEAFAARVDVSGTWEIISNVELNALRFKVYGQGAYSCEIAAEFAIAGIALNLEADYDGDAWQFNGSTGQGQAIPIGPVAQPTEDGQPTLAEDLGNIFGDVPLPAAIEDLTIQNLAVSFNSETKDFTFTAASQFLVDGQAVDITIIIEITRQDDNSFLKTFGGYITVGDLQFNLLFTQDKTAKTLLAAYNNPNREALKVKRLIEGISDDIAAYVPTTLEITLRDALFIYSKSQGKSQVFFGLNLSSTINFTQLPLVGKDLPSDKTLGIDDLQFLLASQNLTSETVDDFNTLLTLLPDDITPIPYSPPSKPSIPAIKKGMTVSANLQLGDIRQVLTLPITTDSPPPSTIESTASATPATPTAVESTSIESTTIESTTVEPATDGTQWYALNKKVGPLYFARIGVQYQDDVLWFLLDAAIAMAGLNLTLDGLSVGSPLKKFQPKFQLQGLGVSYESKGTLSIAGALLRTTIDGRDEYSGAILVKTTTLSIAALGSYTKFNGHPSLFIYGILNKPLGGPPFFFITGLALGFAYNRQLIPPTLDEIPQFPLVRAAINRTPADPAELIAIQQDLRPSIPPKVGRILLAVGIKFTSFKIIESFVLLVVSFGDQFILDLFGISTLISPPLPPNKSIPPLAQVRFAIVARFAPAEGILQVEGKILPDSYLFDRDCRLSGGFAFYTWFSGPYAGDFVLTVGGYHPRFQVPEHYPRVDPLALNWRISKNLSVKGSLYFALTASAIMAGGRLEANWKSGRIKAWFVSYAHFIVSWQPYFYDARMGVSIGASYSFRIFRRTRKISIQVGADLHIWGPKFSGKARVRLRIVSFTVRFGNRSQQKPPALNWTEFKQSFLPSDQDVCTLTVERGLLHQIGEGDAERFIVNPKDFALTASSVIPIKEIEPDKVAIKTQTASGTTPQTRTFGIASMDVNNQAFTESKYRISLAKIAADGSEVPQESGLECVPIAKNIPAGLWGESNTTDPTREGLISNVLSGYTIQPANPSQPGVTQSIDRKNIAYDTESVANAYQWQSGSVFSSSEEGDEDTREQAIGKTITSEAVKTARTQLLQSLGISEVDIDEMDLADFETAQGRERAFIIAPQLETV, encoded by the coding sequence ATGACAACAGACGCAACGACAGCAACATCCATCGTTTTCAATCAAGCCAATCTCAGCGAGGCTTGCCTGGATGACCTGCAACAATATTTCTGGACGCGAAGTATCGAACTTGAAAAACCAGAACAAGATGAAACCGATCCGCAAATTCATCGAGGCAAAGGTACGCTGCTGAACGTTGCCTGTCAGATAGAGGTGTTCAGCAAGGCCGATCAATCTTTACTGATCCTCTGCGCTCAGCCGATTGAAGACTGGAACTTTGGCACTTGTTTTCCCCTGATGCCGGGAGAATCCGAAACAGGCGACTCAGCAGACACTTTTTTCCTGCGTTTTATCACCCTCCAAGATCCACTCTGGTTCTATATCTATTCGGCTTCGCCCTTAGATGAGCCGACCTTGCAAGCTGAAGTCAATAAACTGCAATTTTGGCAGGAATGGTCTAGCCGAAACAATCCAACATTGCCGACGGAGAATGGCCTAAATCTATGGGGTGGACTCCTCCCTGATCTTCCCGGACTAGAGTCTCTGATTGATTTCATTGGCATCGATCTATCTGAGTTTCTGATTCAATCTCAGGTCACCTTTTCAGACGAATTCCCTGTCCTCACCCTGCTGCTGACGATAGGGCCAGAGGGCTTTCAATTTGGGCCTGGCACCTTGAAAGATGCCGTTATTGAGCTATCTTCGCCACTCTATTTCTCACCGAATGATTCGCAGATTCGTCTAATCGGAACGCTGGATCTCAATGATGGTCAGCAAGGCATCGACATCAATGTTGATTTCCCCCGCGATGACGATCTAATCACCGCAACCGGAACCTACACTCACAATTCCCTTCCCTTTGTTGACGAATCTGATCTTGCCGATTTACCGTCTTTGCAATCCCAGGGCAGCATCACATTAGACCTCCAGTTTTCCAAACGTGAAAAAAGCCTTGAACAGGTCAGCTTTACCCTTGATCTGGAAAATTGGACCCTGATTGACAATGTATTGACCCTTAACGGACTGTTATTTAACTTTTCTGTTGATGAGCCCTTGGATGCCAGGATAGTCACGGCGTCTATTGATGCTCAAGCCACTCTGGGCAAAGACAGTCAAATGACGCTCCTCGGTGGCGGCCATTATCCCAGCAAACAATTTTATTTAGGTCTGGACACCCAAACACCAGTCAAAATTGCTGATTTCGTAGCCGATTTAGGCGCGCCGTCCGATGGCATCCCCGACCTGACCATTAACGAGTTGAGTACTGAATTCAATCTGGATAGTGAGGCGTTCGCCGCGCGGGTTGATGTTTCTGGAACCTGGGAAATTATCAGCAATGTGGAGCTGAATGCACTGCGCTTCAAGGTTTATGGACAAGGGGCCTACAGTTGTGAAATCGCTGCCGAATTTGCGATCGCAGGCATAGCCCTCAACCTGGAAGCTGATTACGACGGGGATGCGTGGCAATTCAACGGCAGCACTGGACAAGGGCAAGCCATCCCGATTGGCCCAGTGGCCCAACCGACTGAAGACGGACAACCCACTTTGGCCGAAGATTTAGGCAATATCTTTGGTGACGTTCCCTTACCCGCAGCCATAGAAGACCTCACGATTCAAAATCTAGCGGTTTCCTTCAACAGTGAGACCAAAGACTTTACATTTACGGCTGCATCCCAGTTTTTGGTTGACGGTCAAGCCGTGGATATTACCATCATCATCGAGATTACCCGCCAAGATGACAATTCCTTTCTCAAAACGTTTGGCGGCTACATCACCGTCGGGGATCTACAGTTCAACCTGCTCTTCACTCAAGACAAAACGGCCAAAACCCTCCTCGCGGCCTATAACAATCCCAATAGAGAGGCCCTGAAAGTTAAGCGTCTTATCGAAGGTATTTCTGACGACATTGCCGCCTATGTTCCTACTACGCTAGAAATCACTCTCCGAGATGCTCTATTTATCTACAGTAAATCCCAGGGTAAATCCCAGGTCTTCTTTGGTCTCAACCTCAGTTCCACAATCAATTTCACACAGCTGCCCCTAGTCGGGAAAGATCTTCCCTCCGATAAAACCCTCGGCATTGATGATTTACAATTTCTGCTCGCCTCCCAGAACCTGACGTCCGAAACGGTTGACGATTTCAACACCCTCCTTACTCTCCTTCCCGATGACATAACGCCCATCCCCTACAGTCCCCCCTCCAAGCCATCCATCCCGGCGATCAAGAAAGGCATGACGGTTAGCGCCAACCTGCAACTCGGCGACATCCGTCAAGTTCTCACCCTACCGATCACCACCGACAGTCCACCGCCGTCTACTATCGAGTCCACCGCGTCTGCAACGCCCGCCACGCCCACCGCCGTCGAATCCACCAGTATCGAGTCCACCACCATCGAGTCCACCACCGTCGAGCCCGCTACCGACGGCACTCAATGGTATGCCCTCAATAAAAAGGTTGGGCCGCTGTACTTTGCTAGGATCGGCGTCCAATATCAAGACGACGTCCTCTGGTTTCTCTTAGATGCTGCGATCGCCATGGCCGGACTCAACCTAACCCTAGACGGTTTATCCGTTGGCTCCCCTCTCAAAAAATTCCAGCCCAAATTCCAGCTCCAGGGCCTCGGCGTTAGCTACGAAAGCAAAGGCACCCTTTCCATTGCAGGGGCCTTACTCAGAACGACTATTGACGGCAGAGACGAATACTCTGGTGCCATCCTCGTCAAAACCACAACCTTGTCCATCGCGGCCCTCGGTTCTTACACTAAGTTCAACGGCCACCCCTCCCTCTTTATCTATGGCATCCTCAATAAACCCCTCGGGGGTCCTCCTTTCTTTTTCATTACCGGACTCGCCCTCGGGTTCGCTTACAATCGCCAGCTGATCCCACCCACCCTCGACGAAATTCCTCAGTTCCCCCTAGTTCGCGCTGCCATCAACCGCACCCCTGCCGATCCTGCTGAATTAATCGCCATCCAGCAAGATCTCCGTCCCTCCATCCCGCCTAAAGTTGGGCGCATTCTGCTGGCGGTGGGCATCAAGTTCACCTCTTTCAAGATTATTGAATCCTTCGTCCTGCTCGTTGTTAGTTTCGGCGATCAATTCATCCTTGACTTATTCGGCATTTCCACCCTTATTTCACCCCCACTCCCCCCTAATAAAAGCATCCCCCCCCTCGCCCAAGTTCGATTTGCCATCGTGGCTCGATTCGCCCCCGCCGAAGGCATCCTTCAGGTTGAAGGCAAAATCCTGCCTGACTCCTATCTGTTTGACCGTGATTGCCGACTCAGCGGTGGCTTCGCTTTCTACACTTGGTTCTCCGGCCCCTATGCAGGAGACTTTGTTCTCACCGTAGGCGGTTATCATCCCCGTTTCCAGGTCCCAGAACACTATCCCAGAGTCGATCCCCTGGCACTCAATTGGCGCATTAGCAAAAACTTAAGTGTCAAAGGCAGTCTTTACTTTGCGCTCACCGCCTCCGCGATTATGGCTGGTGGACGCTTAGAAGCCAATTGGAAATCGGGCAGAATTAAAGCGTGGTTTGTTTCCTACGCCCATTTTATTGTCTCTTGGCAGCCCTATTTTTATGATGCGCGGATGGGCGTTAGTATCGGTGCCTCCTACAGCTTCCGCATTTTCAGGCGGACCAGAAAAATTTCAATCCAAGTCGGTGCCGATTTGCACATTTGGGGACCCAAGTTCTCCGGCAAAGCCAGAGTTCGTCTTAGAATCGTTTCCTTTACCGTTCGCTTTGGCAATCGTTCTCAGCAGAAACCACCGGCACTTAACTGGACCGAGTTTAAGCAATCTTTCTTACCGTCGGATCAAGACGTATGCACCCTTACGGTTGAACGTGGCCTACTCCACCAGATCGGCGAAGGAGACGCAGAACGCTTTATCGTTAATCCCAAAGACTTTGCGTTGACGGCCAGCTCTGTGATTCCGATTAAAGAGATTGAGCCTGACAAAGTGGCCATTAAAACGCAGACTGCCTCTGGGACAACACCTCAAACGAGGACTTTTGGCATTGCCTCAATGGATGTCAATAACCAAGCATTTACAGAATCGAAATACCGTATATCCCTCGCAAAAATCGCAGCAGACGGGAGCGAGGTTCCCCAGGAAAGCGGCTTAGAATGCGTTCCGATCGCAAAAAACATTCCGGCTGGCTTGTGGGGAGAATCCAATACCACTGACCCGACTCGGGAAGGATTGATCAGCAATGTTTTGTCTGGGTATACCATTCAACCCGCAAATCCATCCCAGCCTGGCGTCACGCAATCGATTGATCGCAAGAATATCGCCTACGACACCGA
- a CDS encoding anthrax toxin-like adenylyl cyclase domain-containing protein, whose amino-acid sequence MLTKNKFKIVTAPIQFLTSKKKFPLPTTKAVKAGYSELLKEGFPTKVSKAFQKAADELNCVIWSRVPGKACTTLIDEGYNLKPFYVHGKSCNWGPMAGFVCQLPALNKSGASKMDYNLKEHLNSLKWLEEIRKREREQDKVADSLFLPLSISDKRKNELTNSEDFLGKEGVDYHQIDNGLIVGIAQDKNKTVAVEYLIKKRTDNSKLWDVYHRNIYIHEVEDKYYFNYLKERSDSFFVPPNPVHTSLDNVTKYNQSIEKSIDSNSIKNPDDLGDLDEINKSLKSLLDNLVQSTIVMSPSGTQPLKKFYPINGIQSPYLAYRDEANLYKNAVSGDYDLFAVWPFTPNASFEMTTRISERASKPSESDKIQRLFIPVEAKENAVEITKSRNVFIEFIGTYKELDGKEDRELGNINDLVSLAAQTLNSLIRATYLGKNAKDKGQFPNRAFHSDEGGRPGVDEIEYPIAFFMPKSKPLWNDLKQEESRLIKDGLIKEEGILKSTAFVVENHVEFLSLVQLLRRQFYVFLHDGWFMHWMCLAAGKLAITEKTGNVTLPDKPRRYLKAREKEIDDLGDVSQQSIESLLREILAPTPATATALERNAASRAFQGVAENFLELAAYQQSPDVAERKDLISPLEIKIPE is encoded by the coding sequence ATGCTGACAAAAAATAAATTCAAAATAGTAACAGCACCGATTCAATTCTTAACATCCAAAAAAAAGTTTCCACTGCCTACTACAAAAGCTGTTAAGGCTGGCTACAGTGAACTACTTAAGGAAGGTTTTCCGACAAAGGTTTCAAAGGCATTTCAAAAGGCTGCAGATGAGCTGAACTGTGTGATCTGGAGCCGAGTACCGGGTAAAGCCTGCACGACGCTAATCGATGAAGGCTATAATCTCAAGCCTTTTTATGTTCATGGGAAATCCTGTAACTGGGGACCAATGGCGGGGTTTGTCTGTCAACTGCCCGCATTGAATAAGTCGGGTGCTAGCAAGATGGATTACAACCTTAAGGAACATCTAAATTCTTTGAAATGGCTAGAAGAAATACGAAAAAGGGAAAGGGAGCAAGATAAAGTTGCCGACTCTCTTTTTCTCCCACTTTCGATATCGGACAAACGAAAAAATGAACTCACTAATAGTGAAGATTTTCTTGGGAAAGAAGGTGTAGATTATCATCAGATTGACAATGGTTTAATTGTCGGTATCGCCCAGGACAAAAATAAAACAGTTGCAGTCGAATACTTAATCAAGAAAAGAACCGATAATTCTAAGCTATGGGATGTCTATCATAGGAATATTTACATTCATGAAGTTGAAGACAAATATTACTTCAATTATCTAAAAGAAAGATCAGACAGTTTCTTTGTTCCTCCTAACCCTGTTCATACCAGCTTAGATAATGTCACTAAATACAACCAAAGTATTGAAAAATCCATAGATTCAAACAGTATAAAAAATCCAGATGATCTAGGCGATCTCGACGAAATCAATAAAAGCTTAAAATCCTTATTAGACAATCTAGTTCAATCGACAATTGTAATGTCGCCTAGCGGCACTCAACCCTTGAAAAAGTTTTATCCTATTAATGGCATTCAGAGTCCGTACCTGGCATACAGAGACGAAGCAAACCTGTATAAAAACGCCGTATCAGGCGACTATGACTTGTTTGCAGTCTGGCCATTTACGCCCAATGCCTCATTTGAGATGACCACTCGTATTTCGGAGCGCGCGTCTAAACCATCAGAATCCGATAAAATCCAGCGTCTTTTTATACCAGTTGAAGCGAAGGAAAATGCGGTAGAGATCACTAAATCTAGAAACGTATTTATTGAATTTATTGGCACCTACAAAGAACTCGATGGGAAAGAGGATCGTGAACTTGGCAACATAAATGATCTCGTTTCTCTCGCAGCTCAGACGCTCAACTCTTTAATCCGGGCGACGTACCTGGGTAAGAATGCGAAAGATAAAGGGCAATTTCCCAATCGGGCTTTTCATAGTGATGAAGGTGGGCGACCAGGAGTGGATGAGATAGAGTACCCGATCGCTTTCTTCATGCCCAAATCGAAACCTCTATGGAATGATTTAAAGCAGGAGGAATCAAGATTAATAAAGGACGGTTTAATAAAAGAAGAAGGCATATTAAAAAGTACTGCGTTTGTAGTGGAGAACCACGTTGAGTTTCTTTCGCTAGTTCAACTGCTAAGAAGGCAATTCTACGTTTTCCTACACGATGGATGGTTTATGCACTGGATGTGCTTAGCTGCTGGCAAGCTTGCCATAACTGAGAAAACAGGGAACGTAACTTTACCAGACAAACCAAGACGATATCTTAAAGCTCGGGAAAAAGAGATTGATGATTTGGGTGATGTCTCACAACAGTCTATAGAGTCGCTATTAAGAGAAATACTGGCTCCGACTCCAGCTACAGCAACTGCTCTAGAGCGAAATGCAGCATCCAGAGCTTTTCAAGGCGTGGCTGAAAATTTCCTTGAGCTTGCTGCGTATCAACAATCTCCTGATGTCGCTGAGCGCAAAGATCTGATCTCACCTTTAGAGATCAAGATACCTGAATAG
- a CDS encoding sulfotransferase domain-containing protein encodes MKVIHILNKIDRFLHPSNIYALQPNHDLLRKNRSLIKSNDIVLLSYPRSGNTWLRRLLANSILESQKNLLSKQSDIPFETVIPSIYTQSLEPSCLHNYQDISQRIIKSHEHRDAKGHRTIYLLRNPADTLVSWYHFISGSPKLLNQFPWILDLSIDEFCLNAVEGWVKHIQQTRKYKNILLVEYENLFQYPSQVLEEILSFCGFSQHNIDLGKVIENQSIRKLKPITQSLELRKGGVGHGYMELQADTVAELHKYQKLIDTKWRPAMNSSLTTVL; translated from the coding sequence ATGAAAGTCATCCATATACTGAATAAAATTGATCGATTTCTTCATCCTTCCAATATTTATGCTCTTCAACCTAATCATGATCTTCTTAGGAAGAATAGATCGCTTATAAAATCGAATGATATTGTTTTATTATCTTATCCAAGATCTGGAAATACTTGGTTAAGAAGACTCTTAGCAAACTCGATATTAGAGTCACAAAAAAACCTGCTCTCAAAACAATCAGATATTCCTTTTGAAACTGTAATTCCGTCTATTTATACCCAAAGCTTGGAACCAAGTTGTTTACATAACTATCAAGACATCAGCCAACGTATCATTAAGAGTCATGAACATAGAGATGCCAAAGGACATCGAACCATTTATTTACTGCGCAATCCAGCCGACACTTTAGTGTCTTGGTATCATTTTATTTCTGGATCTCCAAAACTCTTAAATCAATTTCCTTGGATACTAGATCTATCTATTGATGAGTTTTGCTTGAATGCTGTAGAAGGCTGGGTCAAGCACATCCAACAGACCCGCAAGTACAAAAATATCTTGCTAGTTGAATATGAAAACTTATTTCAATACCCAAGCCAGGTACTTGAAGAAATCTTGTCTTTTTGTGGTTTTTCCCAACACAACATTGATCTAGGTAAGGTAATTGAAAATCAGTCTATCCGTAAACTTAAGCCTATCACTCAATCATTAGAATTAAGAAAAGGTGGAGTTGGACATGGCTATATGGAATTACAAGCAGATACTGTGGCAGAACTACATAAATATCAGAAATTGATCGATACCAAATGGAGGCCTGCAATGAATTCTAGCCTTACTACTGTTCTTTGA
- a CDS encoding glycoside hydrolase family protein → MPFITAKKNTLLAPLPNQPHLQPLNRLAKVYEGGILGIIKVSAVNSQLAEITLAGPYTWHDHYPTIETGVTRYINPVSWHIPEDAWEKPEVPALPAPTSNLSQPETPGIPLLPPEVAQLNHFYEGCQRKLADGRIQAYPDPRAGSGGLPVTIGWGSTYYKDGSAIQMGDIITQTEADELYDYICHKDFWIKLQSTIPYWDDMTHQQRAALTSFAYNNGADFYGSPNHRTITRNLKEKDWQAVPGTLMMYRNPGENVEVGLGRRRYAEAKVWCGEVPTTACAAAAQEIQTAQDCEPIEQRLKINPPAVVGFESMVTISTPIQPSGPRQLHVIAGMKGPKSHPDAHGFKPGDYHLVANDAVGKIKCYDYDGTLMWELSCLCRGQFEDNYFGKHGDTPAGLYKCGQIYRDYEQAGDHAGYTRDRMSYGWFSFDLVELESQEANLGRAGIMIHGGGSGCGWPGAWKPKQPMFATLGCIRMYNQDLRDKVVPLYDQPGATLFVSVYQ, encoded by the coding sequence ATGCCATTTATTACAGCGAAAAAGAATACTCTCCTAGCCCCCTTACCCAACCAACCCCACCTTCAGCCCTTAAATCGATTAGCAAAAGTGTATGAAGGAGGAATCCTAGGCATCATTAAAGTGTCTGCCGTAAATTCACAGTTGGCGGAGATTACCTTAGCAGGCCCCTATACCTGGCATGACCATTACCCAACGATTGAAACAGGTGTCACACGATATATCAATCCAGTATCGTGGCATATTCCAGAGGATGCCTGGGAGAAACCAGAAGTCCCTGCCTTGCCCGCCCCCACTTCTAACCTCTCCCAACCAGAGACTCCAGGGATTCCCTTGCTACCACCAGAGGTCGCCCAACTCAACCACTTCTACGAAGGCTGTCAAAGGAAATTAGCGGATGGGCGAATTCAAGCTTATCCCGATCCCAGAGCCGGAAGTGGTGGGCTACCCGTAACGATTGGCTGGGGCAGTACCTATTACAAAGATGGTTCTGCCATCCAGATGGGGGACATCATTACCCAAACCGAAGCAGATGAATTATACGATTACATTTGCCACAAGGATTTTTGGATCAAGTTGCAATCGACCATCCCTTACTGGGACGACATGACCCATCAACAGCGGGCCGCTTTAACCAGCTTTGCCTATAACAATGGCGCTGATTTTTACGGTTCCCCCAACCATAGAACCATCACACGCAACTTAAAAGAAAAAGATTGGCAGGCGGTCCCTGGCACCCTGATGATGTACCGTAACCCCGGCGAAAATGTGGAAGTGGGGTTAGGTCGCCGCCGATATGCCGAAGCTAAAGTCTGGTGTGGTGAAGTGCCAACGACCGCTTGTGCCGCCGCTGCCCAGGAAATTCAGACTGCCCAGGACTGCGAACCCATTGAACAGCGGCTCAAAATCAACCCACCGGCGGTGGTAGGTTTTGAATCTATGGTGACCATCTCAACACCAATCCAACCTTCTGGTCCTCGGCAGCTCCATGTTATAGCAGGGATGAAAGGCCCAAAGTCTCATCCAGATGCCCATGGCTTTAAACCCGGAGACTATCATCTAGTGGCCAATGATGCCGTAGGGAAGATCAAGTGCTATGACTATGACGGTACTTTGATGTGGGAATTATCATGTCTCTGTCGTGGTCAGTTTGAGGACAATTACTTTGGCAAACATGGAGATACCCCGGCAGGTCTCTACAAATGTGGGCAAATCTATCGGGACTATGAGCAAGCGGGTGACCATGCTGGCTATACCCGCGACCGCATGTCTTATGGCTGGTTTAGTTTTGATCTGGTTGAACTAGAAAGCCAAGAAGCTAATCTGGGTCGGGCAGGGATTATGATCCATGGCGGCGGCAGTGGTTGCGGATGGCCAGGTGCATGGAAACCGAAGCAACCTATGTTCGCAACCCTAGGCTGTATCAGAATGTATAACCAAGATCTACGCGACAAAGTCGTGCCCTTATACGATCAGCCTGGTGCCACCCTTTTTGTCAGTGTCTATCAGTAG